One stretch of Desulfovibrio sp. UCD-KL4C DNA includes these proteins:
- a CDS encoding tetratricopeptide repeat protein, giving the protein MSGELTNARKKLAGVSSLLKQKKAMPAVQAVYDAVVIMLRGSLMKSEREEFQELLDSTVHILNGDKKLREDYPLIINYTHGEEKALMEILRELLKELQEKVSANAQDLLKAMEKRKRESLDQGQSLIEKGDVPEAHILFNQLIREFKDDTELRAEIADKFIKAGLYEEALSYLEDALAHDPNAIFLYNRIGIVLRKMQDFATAEKYYLKALQLNDKDEYLFFNCGRLYYDWKKWDKMAESAKRAIKINPNFAEAEKMLKFANKKIG; this is encoded by the coding sequence ATGTCCGGTGAACTTACTAACGCCAGAAAAAAGCTGGCTGGTGTATCAAGCCTTTTAAAACAAAAAAAGGCCATGCCTGCTGTTCAGGCTGTATACGATGCAGTTGTTATTATGCTCCGTGGTTCGCTTATGAAGTCTGAACGTGAAGAGTTTCAAGAACTGCTCGACAGCACCGTACATATTTTAAATGGTGATAAAAAACTTCGGGAAGATTACCCGCTGATCATCAATTATACGCACGGTGAAGAAAAAGCTCTGATGGAAATTCTGCGGGAACTCTTAAAAGAGTTGCAGGAAAAAGTCAGCGCTAATGCTCAGGATCTCCTGAAGGCAATGGAGAAACGAAAAAGAGAAAGCCTTGATCAAGGACAAAGCTTAATAGAAAAAGGTGATGTTCCAGAAGCTCACATTCTATTTAACCAGCTTATCCGTGAATTCAAAGATGACACAGAACTTCGCGCCGAAATTGCTGACAAGTTCATTAAGGCAGGTCTTTACGAAGAAGCTCTTAGTTATCTTGAAGATGCACTTGCACATGATCCGAATGCAATATTCCTATACAATCGTATCGGAATCGTTCTTCGCAAAATGCAGGATTTTGCAACAGCAGAAAAGTATTATCTCAAGGCCTTACAGTTAAACGATAAAGATGAATATCTCTTCTTTAACTGCGGGCGTCTGTATTACGACTGGAAAAAATGGGATAAAATGGCTGAATCAGCCAAAAGAGCAATCAAAATTAATCCCAATTTTGCTGAAGCTGAAAAAATGCTTAAATTTGCCAACAAAAAAATTGGCTAA